Proteins encoded in a region of the Flammeovirga yaeyamensis genome:
- a CDS encoding sodium:solute symporter: MSYIDWIVLTGTLAFIVIYGIWKTRAQKDMNSYLLGNKEAKWFTVALSIMATQASAITFLSAPGQAFVDGMRFVQFYFGLPLAMVVLSVVVVPIYHKLNVYTAYEYLEKRFDLKTRTLTAILFLTQRGLAAGFTIFAPSLILSSLMGWNINYTNIGIGVIVTAYTVIGGTKAVNQTQKLQMAVIFVGMLLAGILVVVMMPDAISFNNALHIAGASGKLNAIDFKFDPTSKYNVWSGLIGGFFLAMSYFGTDQSQVQRYLSGASIGQSRLALLFNGMIKIPMQFLILFIGAMVYVFYLFQPSPVLFNKVALEDAQNKVENFSSYESDYQEVQQDRQKAALAYADALNSDNEGLINSTKKQLIASNELVESQKAEIISKINAVDDTIDTKDTNYIFLSFVINYLPAGLIGLLIAVILSASMSSTSSEINALASTSIVDIYKRMIKPEAEEKHYLKVSKLVSIGWGVYAILFATFANQLGSLIEAVNILGSLVYGVILGVFMIAFFFKKIGSNATFIGGLISEGIIIYLFKFTDVPYLWYNVIGCMSVIIIASIIHMISPQKVEEKLD; encoded by the coding sequence GTGAGTTATATAGATTGGATAGTACTTACGGGTACACTGGCTTTTATCGTAATCTACGGTATTTGGAAAACACGTGCCCAGAAAGATATGAATAGTTATCTTTTGGGTAACAAAGAGGCAAAATGGTTTACTGTAGCTTTATCAATTATGGCTACTCAAGCAAGTGCCATCACCTTCTTATCTGCTCCTGGACAAGCGTTTGTAGACGGGATGCGCTTTGTTCAATTCTACTTTGGCTTACCTTTGGCTATGGTTGTTCTCTCAGTAGTTGTGGTACCGATATACCATAAATTGAATGTATATACCGCCTATGAATATCTGGAGAAACGTTTTGACTTAAAAACAAGAACTCTTACCGCTATTTTATTCTTGACCCAAAGAGGATTAGCTGCAGGTTTTACCATCTTTGCTCCTTCTTTGATTCTATCCTCATTGATGGGTTGGAATATTAACTACACTAATATTGGTATCGGCGTTATAGTTACTGCTTATACGGTAATAGGAGGAACAAAAGCTGTTAACCAAACACAAAAGTTACAAATGGCGGTCATCTTTGTGGGCATGCTTCTGGCTGGGATCCTTGTTGTTGTGATGATGCCAGATGCTATATCGTTCAATAATGCTTTACATATTGCAGGTGCATCAGGAAAATTAAATGCCATCGACTTTAAATTCGATCCAACTTCCAAATATAATGTATGGTCAGGTTTGATTGGCGGATTCTTCTTAGCCATGTCATACTTTGGTACAGACCAATCTCAGGTACAACGCTATTTAAGTGGAGCATCAATCGGACAAAGTAGATTAGCGTTATTATTTAATGGTATGATCAAAATACCAATGCAATTCCTGATCTTATTTATAGGTGCGATGGTTTATGTTTTCTATCTATTTCAACCATCACCGGTATTATTTAATAAAGTAGCCCTTGAAGACGCTCAAAATAAAGTAGAGAATTTCTCTTCTTATGAATCAGATTATCAAGAAGTTCAACAAGACCGACAAAAAGCGGCATTGGCTTATGCTGATGCATTAAATAGTGATAATGAAGGGTTAATCAATTCCACTAAAAAGCAATTGATAGCAAGTAATGAATTGGTGGAAAGTCAGAAAGCAGAAATCATTTCAAAGATTAATGCTGTTGATGACACAATCGATACTAAAGACACCAACTATATCTTTTTAAGTTTCGTAATTAATTACCTTCCTGCTGGATTAATTGGTTTATTAATCGCTGTTATACTTTCGGCCAGTATGTCGTCGACTTCATCAGAAATTAATGCTTTGGCCTCTACTTCTATCGTAGATATTTACAAACGAATGATCAAACCAGAAGCTGAAGAAAAACACTACCTAAAGGTTTCTAAACTAGTAAGTATTGGGTGGGGTGTTTACGCCATTTTATTTGCCACCTTTGCAAATCAGTTAGGATCTTTAATCGAAGCGGTGAATATTCTAGGATCTTTGGTCTATGGTGTGATTTTAGGAGTTTTTATGATCGCTTTCTTTTTCAAGAAAATTGGATCAAATGCTACCTTTATTGGAGGTTTAATCTCGGAAGGTATCATCATCTACTTATTTAAATTTACTGATGTCCCCTATTTGTGGTACAATGTAATTGGCTGTATGTCAGTGATAATTATTGCATCAATTATACACATGATTTCGCCTCAAAAAGTAGAAGAGAAATTGGATTAA
- the ribH gene encoding 6,7-dimethyl-8-ribityllumazine synthase → MASALKSLSEYTKKKNIDISGKKFAIVVSEYNPKITESLHGAVVETLLNEGAKEENIYREDVPGAFELTFGAQLMAQIEEVDAVICLGCVIQGETKHFDFICDAVAHGVTNVSLKYNKPVVFGLLTPNTEQQAFDRAGGKHGNKGVEAAVAAIKMLGFNQ, encoded by the coding sequence ATGGCCAGTGCTTTAAAAAGCCTTAGTGAATACACTAAGAAAAAAAATATTGACATCTCAGGGAAAAAATTTGCTATTGTTGTTTCAGAATACAATCCAAAGATCACTGAATCTTTACATGGAGCGGTAGTTGAAACACTTCTTAATGAAGGAGCAAAAGAGGAAAATATTTACAGAGAAGATGTCCCAGGTGCATTTGAATTAACTTTTGGAGCTCAATTAATGGCTCAAATCGAAGAAGTTGATGCTGTAATTTGTTTAGGCTGTGTGATTCAAGGAGAAACGAAACACTTTGATTTTATCTGTGATGCAGTTGCACATGGTGTAACTAACGTTTCTTTAAAATACAATAAGCCTGTAGTATTTGGTCTTTTAACACCAAACACTGAACAACAAGCTTTTGATCGTGCAGGTGGAAAGCACGGTAACAAAGGTGTTGAAGCGGCAGTAGCTGCTATTAAAATGTTAGGTTTTAATCAATAA
- a CDS encoding PIG-L family deacetylase: MRLTSFLLFFVITTLCIGQTPKQANKENTSNIIQEINHLNTLGAVMYFAAHPDDENQRVIAYFARAKGYETAYTSLTRGDGGQNLIGTEIREELGILRSQELIEARKVDGGQQMFSRANDFGYSKNPQETLSVWDKDQVLADAVWNIRRFRPDIIITRFSPNRGGRTHGHHTTSAIIALEAFKIAGDSTKYPEQLKYVAPWQPKRIMWNTNSWFFRGKGESFDASQFVSLETGNYIPVLGKNVGEIAMTARSKHRCQGFGAALQRGENREYFELLAGAEMKSSPMEDVDTSWKRVANSSKVEKYIKELQDSFNPSKPEKSVNQLIKIKKELDKLDQTDYWVNKKSEKINQLILQCSGIFLEALVDDAQVAQGDSLNIELRTINRSSTSVQLSKVQVGALSEKELSTDLTYNKNIKTTIDVKVPADFPISQPYWLQKLSSKGMYRVDKQKMIGQPENFYPIPVIVQLTVQGVKVEETLNIWQKKVNPALGEVYIPLGIVPAITIDIDQKTLIFGDDQSKSIKVSFTAKTDNAKGKIGYDLPKGWSIESNGSLDVDLKNKGDKAEIVLKVTPSKKDGKENLHLYFTTDKGQKIDQGLNIIDYEHIYRQYYFVDANIQLIRLNINRGDIQSIAYVMGAGDVVPQSLITAGYRVDILDHDHITKEYLKNYDAVVVGIRAYNVLENMRYLQPVLMDYVYNGGNVIVQYNTSHRVKTKQIGPYADLKLSRDRVTVEESPVEILEKKHPLMNYPNKIDKEDFDGWVQERGLYFPNEWGDEYTPILRMQDPNEDPVDGSLLVADYGQGAFIYSGISWFRELPAGVSGAYRIFANMLNYKPNPKKGK; the protein is encoded by the coding sequence ATGAGATTAACATCCTTCCTATTATTTTTTGTTATTACAACCCTTTGTATTGGACAAACTCCTAAACAAGCTAACAAGGAAAACACTTCCAATATCATTCAAGAAATTAACCACTTAAACACCCTAGGTGCAGTAATGTACTTTGCAGCTCATCCCGATGATGAGAATCAAAGAGTGATTGCCTATTTTGCTCGTGCAAAAGGGTATGAAACAGCTTATACTTCACTAACTAGAGGTGATGGTGGACAAAACCTAATTGGTACTGAAATAAGAGAAGAACTCGGTATTCTTCGTTCACAAGAACTTATTGAAGCCCGTAAAGTAGATGGCGGACAACAAATGTTTAGCCGTGCAAACGATTTTGGGTATTCGAAAAATCCCCAAGAAACACTTTCAGTATGGGATAAAGATCAGGTACTAGCTGATGCTGTTTGGAATATCCGACGTTTCCGACCTGATATCATCATTACGAGATTCTCTCCAAACAGAGGAGGAAGAACACATGGACATCATACAACATCAGCTATCATCGCTCTAGAAGCATTTAAAATTGCTGGTGATTCTACTAAATATCCTGAACAATTAAAATATGTAGCCCCTTGGCAACCAAAAAGAATTATGTGGAATACCAACTCATGGTTCTTTAGAGGAAAAGGAGAATCTTTTGATGCTTCACAATTCGTCAGCTTAGAAACTGGAAATTATATTCCTGTATTAGGAAAAAATGTGGGTGAGATCGCCATGACTGCTCGATCAAAACATAGATGTCAGGGATTTGGTGCCGCTTTACAAAGAGGAGAAAATAGAGAATATTTCGAATTACTTGCCGGAGCTGAAATGAAATCCTCTCCCATGGAGGATGTAGATACCTCATGGAAAAGAGTAGCTAATTCTAGTAAAGTCGAAAAATACATCAAGGAATTACAAGACAGCTTTAACCCTTCCAAACCTGAGAAATCTGTCAATCAGCTAATCAAAATCAAAAAAGAACTTGATAAATTAGATCAAACTGATTATTGGGTCAACAAAAAATCAGAAAAGATAAATCAATTGATCTTACAGTGTAGTGGAATATTCTTAGAGGCATTGGTTGACGATGCTCAAGTTGCACAAGGTGATAGCTTAAATATTGAATTAAGAACTATCAATAGATCATCTACTTCTGTTCAATTAAGCAAAGTACAAGTTGGTGCACTATCAGAAAAGGAATTATCAACTGATTTGACTTACAATAAAAACATCAAAACTACTATTGATGTTAAAGTGCCGGCTGACTTCCCTATCTCTCAACCTTATTGGTTACAAAAACTATCATCAAAAGGAATGTATCGTGTAGATAAACAAAAAATGATTGGTCAGCCAGAAAACTTTTACCCTATTCCAGTGATAGTTCAGTTAACAGTACAGGGAGTTAAAGTTGAAGAAACGCTTAACATTTGGCAGAAAAAAGTAAATCCTGCTTTAGGTGAAGTATATATTCCACTAGGTATTGTTCCTGCGATAACTATTGATATTGATCAAAAAACATTGATTTTTGGTGATGATCAATCTAAAAGCATTAAAGTCAGTTTTACCGCAAAAACAGATAATGCAAAAGGCAAAATTGGTTATGACTTACCGAAAGGTTGGTCTATCGAATCCAACGGATCACTTGATGTTGACTTAAAAAATAAGGGTGATAAAGCTGAAATAGTATTAAAGGTCACTCCTTCTAAAAAAGATGGAAAAGAAAACCTTCATCTCTATTTCACTACAGATAAAGGTCAGAAAATTGATCAAGGATTAAATATCATTGATTATGAGCATATCTATAGACAATACTATTTTGTTGATGCCAACATACAACTTATCCGATTAAATATTAATAGAGGTGATATTCAGTCTATTGCTTATGTAATGGGTGCAGGTGACGTTGTCCCTCAGTCGCTAATCACTGCAGGATATAGAGTAGATATTTTAGATCATGACCACATCACAAAAGAGTATTTAAAGAATTATGATGCTGTTGTAGTTGGAATTAGAGCATACAATGTTTTAGAAAACATGAGATACCTTCAACCTGTACTTATGGACTATGTGTATAATGGAGGAAATGTAATTGTGCAATACAATACTTCTCATAGAGTAAAAACGAAACAAATTGGGCCTTATGCTGACCTCAAACTATCAAGAGATAGAGTAACAGTAGAAGAAAGTCCTGTAGAAATTCTTGAAAAGAAGCATCCTTTGATGAACTATCCAAACAAAATTGACAAAGAAGATTTTGATGGTTGGGTACAAGAAAGAGGATTATACTTCCCTAATGAATGGGGAGATGAATATACTCCTATTTTGAGAATGCAAGATCCTAATGAAGACCCTGTAGATGGTTCTTTATTAGTTGCCGATTACGGACAAGGAGCATTTATTTACAGCGGAATTTCTTGGTTTAGAGAATTGCCAGCAGGTGTTTCTGGAGCTTACAGAATTTTTGCAAATATGTTAAACTACAAACCCAATCCTAAAAAAGGAAAATAA
- the thiL gene encoding thiamine-phosphate kinase, giving the protein MSENKRTEVDQLGEFGLIERITKDVEINHKSTVKGIGDDAAVIDCGDDYMVVSTDMLLEGIHFDLSFMPLQHLGYKAIAVNVSDIAAMNALPEQVTVSIAITNRFSVEAIDMIYQGIKAACKNYNVDLVGGDTTSSRSGLVISVSVTGRVAKDKIVYRSGAKKGDILCLSGDIGGAYMGLQVLLREKKVYESNPEMQPKLDDYEYIVGRQLRPEARTDVIHDLREIGIVPTSMIDVSDGVASEIMHICKASGVGAAIYEQKLPVDQRTFDACHEFKIPSVTPGLNGGEDYELLFTIDQEDFKKVEKNPNIYFIGYIDEAESGARMVTVGDQIVPISAQGFKHF; this is encoded by the coding sequence ATGTCAGAAAACAAAAGAACAGAAGTAGATCAACTAGGTGAGTTTGGTCTGATCGAAAGAATTACAAAAGATGTTGAAATTAATCATAAATCAACGGTAAAAGGTATCGGAGATGATGCTGCTGTGATTGATTGTGGAGATGATTATATGGTGGTTTCAACCGACATGCTATTGGAAGGAATTCACTTCGATTTAAGCTTTATGCCTTTACAACATTTAGGTTACAAAGCGATCGCAGTGAATGTTTCAGATATTGCTGCTATGAATGCTTTGCCTGAACAAGTAACTGTAAGTATTGCAATTACTAACAGATTCTCTGTGGAGGCGATTGATATGATTTATCAAGGTATCAAGGCAGCTTGTAAGAACTATAATGTCGATTTAGTGGGTGGAGATACTACTTCATCAAGATCGGGATTAGTCATTTCTGTTTCAGTAACTGGTCGTGTGGCAAAAGATAAGATTGTTTACAGGTCAGGTGCGAAGAAAGGAGATATCCTTTGTTTATCAGGTGATATCGGTGGTGCATATATGGGACTTCAAGTACTTTTAAGAGAAAAGAAAGTATATGAGTCTAATCCAGAGATGCAACCAAAATTAGACGATTATGAATACATCGTAGGTCGTCAATTACGTCCTGAAGCAAGAACAGATGTTATTCATGACTTAAGAGAAATCGGAATTGTGCCAACATCAATGATTGATGTTTCTGATGGTGTAGCTTCTGAGATTATGCATATCTGTAAAGCATCAGGAGTGGGAGCAGCTATCTATGAGCAAAAACTTCCAGTAGATCAAAGAACATTTGATGCTTGTCACGAGTTTAAGATTCCATCAGTAACTCCAGGTCTAAACGGTGGTGAAGATTACGAATTATTATTTACTATAGATCAAGAAGACTTTAAGAAAGTGGAGAAGAATCCTAATATCTACTTCATCGGATATATTGATGAGGCAGAAAGTGGTGCTAGAATGGTGACTGTAGGTGATCAGATCGTTCCAATTTCAGCACAAGGATTCAAACATTTTTAA
- a CDS encoding efflux RND transporter permease subunit encodes MWKKIASFILGNRIPILVVIALTTVFMGYHAKDVKWSYQYIRIIPDDDPDMIAFNEFQEKFGEDASSFVIGVKDPKLFQLDNFNKFIDLCEDIRELEGITNVLSIADVPNLIANRQSQKFEIEQFFKKKPSTQAELDSVISKVKEVKAYENRLISKGGATAMLINMDPVVLNSKNRTAVMMKLEEKAQAFAKEADIQLYYAGMPYVRSIMASKVKSETMIFLGISIGVVALVLFLFFRSFSPVFYPLLVIVVVIVWIMGTLSLFNYEITILTGLLPPVLVVIGIPNCIYLLNKYHQAYASGLSKIDALALIIKKIGVVTLITNTTTAIGFMVLITTGIKAMQEFGIVAGINIAVTFIISITFIPIVFSYLPAPDVRHLKHLEFRPTNWLIHQLEILVLHYRKVVYFFTAAMVALSIYGSYKVTAESYMVDDLPEDYHVKQDLKFFENEFSGVMPLEILINTGRKKGYMKKGYLDKIEEMQEFIGSLDEVSPPISITTFLKAANQSFHGGDSSYYKLPSRSEMTYIMKYARNSTDAETSKMANAMMDSTGQYIRLTTSMADIGSIEMDNLVDNVIRPKLKDIQGKTDIEATVTGSTLIFIKGNDFLIKNLKQSMLIAFVLIAIIMGTLFGNLRIIILSLIPNLIPLLFTLGMMGFLGIPLKPSTAIVFSIAFGISVDDSIHFLAKYRQEIILHNYDMKRAIIMAIRETGASMLYTSIVLFCGFAIFMGSTFGATQALGLLTSVTLIVAMSTNLTLLPCLLYTFDVNKDAMQPVIEGTDTFYFEDEDEEIDIHKINVNKED; translated from the coding sequence ATGTGGAAAAAAATAGCAAGTTTTATACTTGGTAATCGTATTCCAATTCTAGTAGTTATTGCATTAACTACTGTTTTTATGGGATATCATGCCAAAGATGTAAAGTGGTCCTATCAGTACATCAGAATTATTCCTGATGATGATCCTGATATGATTGCATTCAATGAATTCCAAGAGAAATTTGGCGAAGATGCCTCTTCTTTTGTTATTGGCGTGAAAGATCCTAAATTATTTCAGCTCGATAATTTTAATAAATTCATCGATTTGTGTGAAGATATCCGTGAATTAGAAGGAATCACAAATGTGCTTTCTATTGCAGATGTCCCTAACCTCATTGCAAATCGACAGAGTCAAAAATTCGAAATTGAGCAATTCTTTAAAAAGAAGCCATCAACTCAGGCAGAGTTAGATAGTGTTATTTCTAAAGTAAAAGAAGTAAAAGCCTACGAAAACAGATTAATTTCTAAGGGTGGAGCTACTGCTATGTTGATCAATATGGACCCTGTTGTTCTTAATTCGAAAAACAGGACCGCTGTAATGATGAAGTTGGAAGAAAAAGCACAAGCTTTTGCTAAAGAAGCTGACATTCAACTTTATTATGCGGGTATGCCATATGTTCGTTCAATTATGGCTAGCAAGGTGAAAAGTGAAACGATGATATTCTTAGGTATATCCATTGGTGTGGTGGCCTTAGTATTATTCCTTTTCTTTAGGTCGTTCTCCCCTGTTTTTTATCCTTTATTAGTAATAGTTGTAGTGATTGTTTGGATTATGGGTACACTATCCCTATTCAACTACGAAATCACAATTCTTACAGGTTTACTTCCTCCGGTGCTGGTGGTTATAGGCATTCCCAACTGTATTTATCTACTCAATAAATACCATCAAGCCTATGCAAGTGGATTGTCAAAAATTGATGCTCTTGCCTTAATCATCAAAAAAATTGGTGTAGTTACCTTAATTACCAATACTACTACAGCTATTGGTTTTATGGTATTGATTACTACGGGTATTAAAGCTATGCAGGAATTTGGTATAGTAGCAGGTATCAACATTGCCGTTACTTTTATCATTTCTATTACGTTTATTCCTATCGTATTCTCTTATTTACCAGCCCCTGATGTAAGACATTTAAAACACTTAGAATTTAGACCTACCAACTGGTTAATTCATCAATTGGAAATCTTGGTATTGCATTACAGAAAAGTAGTTTACTTCTTTACTGCTGCAATGGTCGCTCTATCAATATATGGCTCCTACAAGGTAACAGCTGAATCGTATATGGTAGACGATTTACCAGAGGATTACCATGTAAAACAAGATCTTAAATTCTTTGAGAATGAATTTAGTGGTGTCATGCCATTAGAAATTCTTATCAATACTGGTCGTAAGAAAGGATACATGAAGAAAGGCTACCTTGATAAAATTGAGGAAATGCAAGAATTCATTGGTTCGTTGGATGAGGTTTCTCCTCCAATATCAATTACTACTTTCTTAAAAGCGGCTAATCAATCTTTCCATGGTGGTGATTCATCTTACTATAAACTTCCTTCTAGAAGTGAGATGACTTACATTATGAAGTATGCGAGAAATAGTACTGATGCTGAAACATCAAAAATGGCAAATGCCATGATGGATTCAACAGGTCAGTACATCCGTTTAACTACTTCAATGGCTGATATTGGTTCGATTGAAATGGATAACTTAGTCGATAATGTTATTCGTCCGAAACTAAAAGATATCCAAGGAAAAACAGATATCGAGGCTACGGTTACAGGCTCGACCTTGATCTTTATTAAAGGAAATGATTTCTTGATCAAAAACTTAAAACAAAGTATGTTGATTGCATTTGTATTAATTGCAATCATCATGGGTACCTTGTTTGGTAATTTGAGAATCATTATCCTCTCATTGATTCCGAACTTAATTCCTCTCTTATTTACTTTAGGAATGATGGGCTTCTTGGGTATTCCATTGAAACCAAGTACTGCTATTGTATTCTCTATCGCCTTCGGTATATCTGTGGATGACTCTATTCACTTCCTTGCCAAGTATCGTCAGGAGATTATTCTTCATAATTACGACATGAAACGTGCAATAATTATGGCTATAAGAGAAACTGGAGCATCAATGTTATATACATCTATTGTTCTTTTCTGTGGCTTCGCCATCTTTATGGGATCTACATTTGGAGCGACTCAAGCGTTAGGTTTGTTGACATCAGTTACATTGATTGTTGCTATGAGTACTAACCTTACATTATTACCTTGTTTGTTATATACATTCGATGTAAATAAAGATGCAATGCAACCTGTTATCGAGGGTACGGATACTTTCTATTTCGAAGATGAAGACGAAGAGATAGATATTCACAAGATCAACGTAAACAAAGAAGATTAA
- a CDS encoding DUF2911 domain-containing protein has product MLKRSTLSLIVTLLLGVANVFAQNLPVPSPAAEVKQTVGVTEISVNYSSPAVKGRTVFGELEKFGSTWRAGANGPTAITFSSDVMIDGKEVKAGTYNIFLSLEENAEWTYHFNGANKSIFAYNKDGKQDIAGIEADDVASFKTKPEAAPFRERLTYLIESVKDNEAKVTLWWDKTMVSFTVNVPTDKLAEANIASSTKNVWRTFQNSANFYASSNPEKALELIENSISLRPNYFWNNWVKAQILAGQEKYDEALTAAIDARKFGEAKPDGAYNYFKGSLNKDIETWMPNASKKWKKANKSNI; this is encoded by the coding sequence ATGTTGAAAAGATCAACACTTTCACTAATTGTTACACTACTTCTTGGCGTAGCAAACGTATTCGCTCAAAATCTTCCAGTTCCATCACCTGCGGCTGAAGTTAAACAAACAGTTGGCGTTACTGAGATTTCTGTTAACTACTCTTCACCTGCTGTAAAAGGTAGAACTGTTTTTGGTGAGCTAGAAAAATTTGGCTCAACTTGGAGAGCTGGTGCTAACGGACCAACTGCCATCACTTTCTCTTCTGATGTTATGATTGACGGTAAAGAAGTAAAAGCAGGTACTTACAACATCTTCCTTTCTTTAGAAGAAAATGCAGAATGGACTTACCATTTCAATGGTGCTAACAAATCTATCTTTGCTTACAATAAAGATGGAAAACAAGATATCGCAGGAATTGAAGCTGATGATGTTGCATCATTCAAAACAAAGCCTGAGGCTGCTCCTTTCAGAGAAAGATTAACTTACTTGATTGAATCTGTAAAAGACAACGAAGCAAAAGTTACTTTATGGTGGGACAAAACAATGGTTAGCTTTACAGTAAATGTTCCTACAGATAAATTAGCAGAAGCAAATATTGCATCAAGTACTAAGAATGTTTGGAGAACTTTCCAAAACTCAGCAAACTTCTATGCTTCTTCAAATCCTGAAAAAGCTTTAGAATTAATTGAAAATTCAATTAGCCTTCGTCCAAACTATTTCTGGAATAATTGGGTAAAAGCTCAAATCTTAGCGGGTCAAGAGAAATATGACGAAGCTTTAACTGCTGCTATTGACGCACGTAAATTTGGTGAAGCAAAACCTGATGGTGCTTACAACTACTTTAAAGGTAGCTTAAATAAAGACATCGAAACTTGGATGCCTAATGCTTCTAAAAAGTGGAAAAAAGCTAACAAATCTAATATCTAA
- a CDS encoding YebC/PmpR family DNA-binding transcriptional regulator produces MAGHSKWANIKHRKGAQDAKRNKLFTKLGREITVAAKEGGPDPEMNPRLRLAIQNAKGSNMPKDTIERAIKKTQGNDDIVFEELTYEGYSKGGVAIYVECSTDNTRRTVQNVKSYFAKMEGSLAKNGSLEFLFDRKGVFSFEISEEVDKEELELELIDAGADEIEFEENLVQVLSAMEDFGTVNKKLEELNIEVSSANLQRIPHTTKEVDDATFDIVMKLIDRLEDDDDVQQVFHDLEMTEAQAERHFA; encoded by the coding sequence ATGGCAGGACACAGTAAATGGGCCAATATCAAACATAGAAAAGGGGCCCAAGATGCAAAAAGAAATAAACTATTTACAAAGTTAGGTAGGGAAATCACAGTAGCAGCTAAAGAAGGTGGTCCTGATCCAGAAATGAACCCACGTTTGCGTTTAGCAATTCAAAACGCAAAAGGTTCAAATATGCCAAAAGATACCATTGAGAGAGCAATTAAGAAAACTCAAGGGAACGATGATATCGTATTCGAAGAGTTAACTTATGAGGGATACTCAAAAGGTGGAGTGGCAATTTATGTAGAGTGTAGTACAGACAATACAAGACGTACTGTGCAAAATGTAAAAAGTTACTTTGCTAAAATGGAAGGTTCCTTGGCTAAAAATGGTTCTTTGGAATTCCTTTTTGATAGAAAAGGAGTGTTCTCTTTTGAGATTTCAGAAGAGGTAGATAAAGAAGAACTAGAGTTAGAATTGATCGATGCTGGTGCAGATGAGATTGAGTTTGAAGAAAACTTAGTTCAAGTGTTGTCAGCGATGGAAGATTTTGGTACTGTCAATAAGAAATTAGAAGAATTGAATATTGAGGTATCAAGTGCTAACCTTCAAAGAATTCCTCATACAACCAAAGAAGTTGATGATGCTACCTTTGATATTGTGATGAAGTTGATTGATCGTTTGGAAGATGATGATGATGTTCAGCAAGTATTCCACGATTTAGAAATGACAGAAGCTCAAGCAGAACGTCACTTTGCATAA